One region of Macadamia integrifolia cultivar HAES 741 chromosome 11, SCU_Mint_v3, whole genome shotgun sequence genomic DNA includes:
- the LOC122093030 gene encoding cytochrome P450 CYP82D47-like gives MNLLLQLLPIVGPLALLIVFYHLWVFFTKGTHIKKSKAVVVASPEPPGAWPIIGHLLQLSTPQPLFRTLAAMAEKHGPAFIVRFGVHPTLVISSWELAKECFTTNDKALASRPRSASGNYLTYNYAMFGFAPYGSYWREVRKLVVLELLSTRRLESLKHIKYAEIEHCMKDLHGLCVKNKGNQIKVEMNRLFCDLTMNIVLKMVVGKSYFRVVEVGECNQEVDRIQKTIIDFFRFTGASVASDAVPFLGWIGFKGEERAMKRIAKEMDVITERWLQEHREKRQYYAEKKDEQDFMDVMLSMLEEDPQFHGHPRDTVVKATSMGMILAATDTTAVSLSWALSLLLNNQQVLKKAQDEIDKLVNKDRNVDEKDICNLPYLHAVVKETFRLYPVAPLLIPHEAIEDCNVGGFRIRSRTRVLVNVWKIHRDPNIWSKPLEFQPERFLTNHVDVDVRGKNFELIPFGSGRRSCPGISFALQTMHMMLARLLHGFELQKPFDEPVDMTEEGGLTMPKKTPLEVLLSPRLPSHLYE, from the exons atgaattTGCTTCTTCAGCTGCTACCCATAGTTGGGCCATTAGCTCTACTTATTGTCTTCTACCATCTATGGGTCTTCTTCACAAAGGGTACCCACATTAAGAAGAGCAAGGCAGTAGTAGTGGCTTCACCAGAGCCACCAGGAGCATGGCCCATAATCGGCCACCTCCTTCAACTATCAACCCCTCAGCCCCTCTTCCGAACGCTCGCCGCCATGGCTGAGAAGCATGGACCCGCCTTCATCGTCCGATTCGGTGTTCATCCAACACTAGTAATCTCCAGCTGGGAATTGGCCAAGGAGTGCTTCACTACCAACGATAAGGCCCTTGCAAGCCGTCCAAGAAGTGCTTCTGGTAACTACTTGACCTATAATTATGCAATGTTTGGGTTCGCACCCTATGGATCCTATTGGCGTGAGGTACGCAAGTTGGTGGTGCTTGAACTACTCTCCACCCGCAGACTTGAATCTCTCAAGCACATCAAATATGCAGAGATCGAGCACTGTATGAAGGACTTACATGGGCTTTGTGTGAAGAATAAAGGTAATCAAATCAAGGTTGAAATGAATAGATTGTTTTGTGATCTAACCATGAATATTGTTCTTAAGATGGTTGTTGGGAAGAGCTATTTTAGAGTGGTTGAAGTGGGCGAGTGCAACCAAGAGGTTGACAGGATCCAGAAGACTATAATTGACTTCTTTAGATTCACTGGAGCCTCAGTTGCATCAGATGCTGTTCCTTTTCTTGGATGGATTGGTTTCAAAGGGGAGGAAAGGGCTATGAAGAGGATTGCCAAGGAGATGGATGTGATTACTGAGAGATGGCTCCAAGAACATAGGGAGAAGAGACAATATTATGCAGAGAAGAAGGATGAACAAGACTTCATGGATGTGATGTTGTCGATGCTTGAAGAGGATCCTCAGTTCCATGGTCACCCCCGTGACACTGTTGTCAAGGCTACTTCTATG GGTATGATATTAGCTGCCACAGACACCACCGCAGTATCCTTGTCATGGGCTCTTTCCTTGCTACTGAACAACCAACAAGTGCTAAAGAAAGCTCAAGATGAAATAGATAAGCTGGTCAACAAGGATAGAAATGTGGATGAGAAAGATATTTGTAACCTTCCATATCTCCATGCAGTAGTAAAGGAAACCTTTCGTCTATACCCAGTGGCTCCACTCTTGATACCTCATGAAGCCATAGAAGATTGTAATGTTGGTGGATTTAGGATCCGATCAAGGACCCGAGTGCTCGTGAATGTTTGGAAGATACATCGAGACCCCAACATATGGTCTAAGCCTTTGGAATTCCAGCCAGAAAGATTTCTAACAAACCATGTAGATGTGGATGTAAGGGGTAAGAATTTTGAGTTGATTCCATTCGGGTCGGGTAGGAGATCATGCCCGGGAATCTCGTTTGCCCTTCAAACCATGCACATGATGCTTGCCCGTTTGCTTCATGGGTTCGAGTTGCAGAAACCTTTTGATGAACCTGTGGACATGACTGAAGAAGGTGGTCTAACCATGCCCAAGAAAACTCCATTGGAAGTTCTCCTCAGTCCTCGACTTCCTTCTCATCTCTATGAATAG
- the LOC122094222 gene encoding sugar carrier protein C-like — MAGGVVISANGAGKDYPGKLTMYVVLACIIAASGGLIFGYDIGISGGVTSMDSFLSKFFPSVYHKEKGDKSTNQYCKFDSQILTMFTSSLYLAALVASVCASTVTRKFGRKISMLFGGVVFFAGAGINAGAKDVAMLIIGRILLGIGIGFANQSVPLYLSEMAPYKFRGALNIGFQLMITLGILFANLINYFTAKIEGGWGWRVSLGGAAVPAAIITIGSIFLPDTPNSLIERSSREVAKEKLQKIRGTPDVDDEFEDLVAASEASKKVEHPWRNILEPKYRPHLTMAIMIPFFQQLTGINVIMFYAPVLFKTIGFGDNASLMSAVITGMVNVLATFVSIMLADNWGRRKLFMEGGIQMFICQIAVAILIGMKFGTSGQADHLSKGYAIIVVLFICIYVSGFAWSWGPLGWLVPSEIFPLEIRSAAQSINVATNMIFTFIIAQVFLTMLCHLKFGLFFFFAGWVFVMTIFIYFLLPETKGVPIEEMSRVWKRHWYWGKYIPDEDVIGGYEMETGRPVKSID; from the exons aTGGCGGGAGGTGTGGTTATTTCCGCCAACGGGGCGGGCAAGGACTACCCTGGAAAGCTTACTATGTACGTCGTCTTGGCTTGTATCATTGCCGCTTCTGGTGGTCTAATTTTTGGTTACGATATTGGTATTTCTG GTGGAGTGACATCTATGGATTCTTTTCTGTCAAAGTTCTTCCCCTCTGTGTATCATAAGGAGAAAGGTGATAAGTCCACGAATCAGTATTGTAAATTTGACAGTCAGATTCTCACAATGTTTACTTCCTCTTTGTACCTCGCTGCTCTGGTGGCGTCGGTTTGTGCGTCCACTGTCACGAGAAAATTTGGTCGGAAAATTTCCATGTTATTTGGAGGTGTGGTTTTCTTCGCCGGAGCTGGTATCAATGCAGGTGCTAAGGATGTCGCCATGCTTATTATCGGTCGTATACTActcggtattggtattggatttgCTAATCAG TCTGTACCACTCTACCTCTCCGAGATGGCTCCCTACAAGTTTCGTGGTGCACTCAACATTGGGTTTCAACTTATGATCACTCTGGGTATACTCTTCGCTAACCTGATTAACTACTTTACGGCTAAGATTGAGGGAGGATGGGGTTGGCGTGTGAGCTTGGGCGGCGCCGCTGTCCCTGCTGCCATCATCACCATTGGATCTATTTTCCTCCCAGATACCCCAAACTCCCTCATTGAGAGAAGCTCGAGAGAGGTTGCCAAAGAGAAGCTCCAAAAAATCCGTGGCACACCCGATGTGGATGATGAGTTTGAAGACTTGGTTGCTGCTAGCGAAGCATCAAAGAAGGTGGAGCACCCATGGAGAAACATCTTAGAGCCGAAATACAGACCCCACCTCACCATGGCCATCATGATCCCCTTCTTCCAGCAACTTACCGGGATCAATGTGATCATGTTTTACGCTCCTGTACTGTTCAAAACAATTGGCTTTGGAGACAACGCGTCTCTTATGTCTGCTGTGATCACCGGTATGGTTAACGTCCTAGCGACATTCGTCTCCATTATGTTGGCTGATAACTGGGGCAGAAGAAAGCTCTTCATGGAGGGCGGAATCCAAATGTTCATCTGCCAG ATCGCAGTGGCAATTCTGATAGGTATGAAATTCGGTACTAGTGGACAAGCGGATCATCTGTCCAAGGGATACGCCATTATTGTTGTGTTGTTCATTTGCATCTATGTGTCCGGGTTCGCCTGGTCATGGGGTCCGTTGGGATGGTTGGTGCCCAGTGAAATATTCCCATTGGAGATAAGATCTGCAGCACAGAGTATCAATGTTGCAACGAACATGATCTTCACCTTCATTATAGCACAGGTGTTCTTGACTATGCTGTGCCATTTGAAATTCgggctcttcttcttctttgctggtTGGGTTTTCGTTATGACCATCTTCATCTACTTCTTATTGCCTGAGACTAAGGGGGTTCCCATTGAAGAGATGTCACGAGTGTGGAAGCGACACTGGTACTGGGGAAAGTACATTCCTGATGAAGATGTGATTGGGGGTTACGAAATGGAGACTGGTCGCCCAGTGAAGAGCATCGACTGA